The following coding sequences lie in one Streptomyces venezuelae genomic window:
- a CDS encoding acetyl-CoA carboxylase biotin carboxylase subunit family protein, with protein sequence MTAHPQAQPKNVFVIGLDDANLPTLSSVPNAESYRFHPLLTVEELQGGEVSVPALLEKAQGILDAFDGSIDAIVGYWDFPVSTLVAILGDRYGTHHTSLESVVKCEHKYWSRLEQQKVIDEHPRFGRVDLDADEPRPPEGVRFPMWLKPALSYSSELAYSVKDEDEFREACARIKAGISRVGRPFEHIMQRVDLPPEMEGVGAEVCLAEEALSGVQVAVEGYVHRGEVTIYGVLDSINYPDSSCFLRHQYPSALPGPVIQRLHDVSERVMRQIGMDAATFSIEYFYDPSTDAINLLEINPRHSQAHAELFAYVDGVPNHHCMVSLAFDEDPALPHRAGPYKAAAKWYYRWFADGVSHQVPTPEEIERIEHEIPGVSVDVLAEEGRKLSEVTHQDSYSFELAHISTGGDSEQGLRRKYDRCVAALGLVFDDTEPGGRDLTND encoded by the coding sequence GTGACCGCACACCCACAGGCACAGCCGAAGAACGTCTTCGTCATCGGCCTCGACGACGCGAACCTGCCCACCCTGAGCAGCGTCCCGAACGCCGAGTCCTACCGCTTCCACCCGCTGCTCACCGTCGAGGAGCTGCAGGGCGGCGAGGTGTCCGTACCGGCGCTGCTCGAGAAGGCGCAGGGCATTCTCGACGCGTTCGACGGCAGCATCGACGCGATCGTCGGCTACTGGGACTTCCCCGTCAGCACGCTGGTGGCGATCCTCGGCGACCGTTACGGCACGCACCACACCAGCCTGGAGTCGGTCGTCAAGTGTGAGCACAAGTACTGGAGCCGGCTGGAGCAGCAGAAGGTCATCGACGAGCACCCGCGCTTCGGCCGCGTCGACCTGGACGCGGACGAGCCGCGGCCGCCGGAGGGCGTGCGGTTCCCGATGTGGCTGAAGCCCGCGCTGTCCTATTCCTCAGAGCTGGCGTACAGCGTGAAGGACGAGGACGAGTTCCGCGAGGCCTGCGCCCGGATCAAGGCCGGGATCAGCCGGGTCGGCCGTCCCTTCGAGCACATCATGCAGAGGGTGGACCTGCCGCCCGAGATGGAGGGCGTCGGCGCGGAGGTGTGCCTCGCTGAGGAGGCGCTGTCCGGCGTCCAGGTCGCCGTCGAGGGCTACGTCCACCGGGGCGAGGTGACCATCTACGGAGTCCTCGACTCCATCAACTACCCCGACTCCTCCTGCTTCCTGCGCCACCAGTACCCCTCCGCCCTGCCGGGGCCCGTGATCCAGCGCCTGCACGACGTGTCGGAGCGGGTGATGCGGCAGATCGGCATGGACGCGGCGACCTTCAGCATCGAGTACTTCTACGACCCGAGCACGGACGCCATCAACCTCCTGGAGATCAACCCGAGGCACTCGCAGGCGCACGCGGAGCTCTTCGCGTACGTCGACGGGGTGCCCAACCACCACTGCATGGTCAGCCTCGCCTTCGACGAGGACCCGGCCCTCCCCCACCGCGCTGGCCCCTACAAGGCGGCGGCCAAGTGGTACTACCGCTGGTTCGCCGACGGTGTGTCGCACCAGGTGCCGACGCCCGAGGAGATCGAACGGATCGAGCACGAGATTCCCGGCGTGAGCGTCGACGTACTCGCCGAGGAGGGCAGGAAGCTGTCCGAGGTCACCCACCAGGACAGCTACAGCTTCGAGCTGGCCCACATCAGCACCGGCGGCGACAGCGAGCAGGGCCTGCGCCGCAAGTACGACCGGTGCGTCGCCGCGCTGGGGCTCGTCTTCGACGACACCGAGCCCGGCGGCCGCGACCTCACCAACGACTAG
- a CDS encoding CocE/NonD family hydrolase — protein sequence MRYVGNLPYATKEEEHVVIPMSDGVRLSARIWRPTCSEDDPVPAILEYIPYRKRDLSSQRDSIHHPYIAGHGYACVRVDLRGTGESEGVLTDEYLEQEQTDAEEVLAWLAEQPWCDGSTGMMGISWGAFAALQVAARRPPSLRAVVLSSFTDDRYADDMHYMGGAMLSDNLAEAGTMFAYATCPPDPAVVGDRWRDMWQERLDHAKPWVLEWLRHQRRDAYWRHASVCEDYRSVQCPVLASSGWADGYSNAVTRLLAHLDVPRKGLIGPWSHKYPHLGEPGPAIGYLQEVVRWWDHWLKGEDNGVMEGPMLWAWMQESVPPSTSYEERPGRWVGEPDWPSPHIEQVSHPLARHRILMAGEAETGEAMTVQSPLSVGQFAGKWASYNAPPDLPYDQREEDGGSLVFDSPELTETVEILGSPAVELDLSVSEPVATVAARISDVAPDGRATRVTYGVLNLTHRDGTGEPEPLEPGRRYRATLQLNGVAQSFPPGHRIRLSLSTSYWPLAWPPPRPVLLSVYEGSSALRLPVRPTAEPDNAPQRPFGEPEGTPPLATTQLTPPEQRWEVRRDLVGYDSSLEIVKDRGTVRYDEIGLDVGCRAFERYTATGDDFTSVGGESDWTMRFRRDEWDVSVRTRTTLRCDEDHFYVDATLDGYEGERRVFSRTWNETLPRDWL from the coding sequence ATGCGTTACGTGGGCAATCTCCCGTACGCGACGAAAGAAGAAGAACACGTCGTCATCCCCATGTCCGACGGCGTCCGGCTGTCGGCCCGCATCTGGCGTCCCACCTGCTCGGAGGACGATCCGGTGCCGGCGATCCTGGAGTACATCCCGTACCGCAAACGCGACCTCAGCTCGCAGCGCGACTCGATCCACCACCCGTACATCGCGGGGCACGGGTACGCGTGCGTGCGGGTCGATCTGCGCGGGACCGGCGAGTCCGAGGGCGTGCTCACGGACGAGTACCTGGAACAGGAGCAGACGGACGCCGAGGAGGTGCTCGCCTGGCTGGCCGAGCAGCCCTGGTGCGACGGCTCGACGGGCATGATGGGCATCTCCTGGGGCGCCTTCGCCGCCCTTCAGGTCGCGGCCCGGCGGCCACCGAGCCTGCGCGCCGTCGTGCTCTCCTCGTTCACCGACGACCGCTACGCCGACGACATGCACTACATGGGCGGCGCGATGCTGTCGGACAACCTCGCCGAGGCGGGCACCATGTTCGCCTACGCGACGTGCCCGCCGGACCCCGCCGTGGTCGGCGACCGCTGGCGGGACATGTGGCAGGAGCGGCTCGACCACGCCAAGCCGTGGGTCCTTGAGTGGCTGCGCCACCAGCGGCGCGACGCGTACTGGCGGCACGCCTCGGTCTGCGAGGACTACCGGAGCGTCCAGTGCCCCGTCCTCGCCTCCAGCGGCTGGGCGGACGGCTACTCCAACGCCGTGACCCGGCTCCTCGCCCACCTCGACGTGCCACGCAAGGGCCTCATCGGGCCGTGGTCGCACAAGTATCCGCACCTGGGCGAGCCCGGCCCCGCCATCGGCTACCTGCAAGAAGTGGTGCGGTGGTGGGACCACTGGCTGAAGGGCGAGGACAACGGCGTGATGGAAGGCCCGATGCTGTGGGCCTGGATGCAGGAGAGCGTGCCGCCCTCCACGTCGTACGAGGAGCGCCCCGGGCGCTGGGTCGGCGAGCCGGACTGGCCCTCCCCGCACATCGAGCAGGTCAGCCACCCGCTGGCGCGGCACCGCATCCTGATGGCGGGAGAGGCGGAGACGGGCGAGGCCATGACCGTGCAGTCGCCGCTCTCCGTGGGCCAGTTCGCCGGCAAGTGGGCCTCCTACAACGCACCGCCGGACCTGCCCTACGACCAGCGCGAGGAGGACGGCGGCTCCCTCGTCTTCGACTCGCCGGAGCTGACGGAGACGGTGGAGATCCTCGGTTCGCCGGCCGTCGAACTCGACCTGTCGGTCAGTGAGCCGGTGGCGACGGTCGCCGCGCGGATCTCCGACGTCGCCCCCGACGGCCGTGCCACCCGGGTGACGTACGGCGTCCTCAACCTGACGCACAGGGACGGCACGGGCGAGCCCGAACCGCTCGAACCGGGCCGCCGCTACCGCGCGACGCTCCAGCTCAACGGCGTCGCCCAGTCGTTCCCGCCGGGACACCGGATCCGGCTCTCCCTGTCGACGTCGTACTGGCCGCTGGCCTGGCCGCCGCCGCGTCCCGTGCTGCTCAGCGTGTACGAGGGGTCCAGCGCGCTGCGCCTGCCGGTGCGCCCGACGGCGGAACCGGACAACGCGCCCCAGCGGCCGTTCGGCGAGCCCGAGGGCACCCCGCCGCTCGCCACCACCCAGCTCACCCCTCCGGAGCAGCGCTGGGAGGTCAGGCGCGACCTGGTCGGGTACGACTCCTCCCTGGAGATCGTCAAGGACCGGGGCACCGTGCGCTACGACGAGATCGGGCTCGACGTGGGCTGCCGCGCCTTCGAGCGGTACACGGCCACCGGCGACGACTTCACGTCGGTGGGCGGCGAATCGGACTGGACGATGCGGTTCCGGCGGGACGAGTGGGACGTGAGCGTGCGGACCCGGACGACGCTCAGGTGCGACGAGGACCACTTCTACGTCGACGCGACCCTCGACGGATACGAGGGCGAGCGCCGCGTCTTCTCCCGCACCTGGAACGAGACGCTGCCGCGCGACTGGCTCTGA